A region from the Halomicroarcula saliterrae genome encodes:
- a CDS encoding NAD-binding protein, whose protein sequence is MKLFSWSLPEIEYSRRNRLILYYLTGLVGLVLCYTVTYNLALAHLEGVDQSLFASFEFVVQTMTTTGYGQDAGYWSHPAMFLFVAATQISGIALGFFTLRLIIIPLFTGAEVNLDDRLTPKSDHVVICEYRRDSAVLLEELRELGIEYVLIASDEANAKELSDDGYSVIHGSPQDARAFERASIGTARAVITDAGDANVNTILTVQSVREDVDVIALSDDSDMRDVLLDAGADSVLSPHGLLGRRLAEKALSSFSSELDTVALGGDLEVTELPVRHGSPLVGTRIRNSRIREATGANIIGAWIDGELQLPPDPDAIIRDNTVLLVSGGHEALEAFSDATRQARGLAEHDNIIVVGQGEVGQAASELIAEAGVEVVTVDMERRNGVDLVGDVGSKELLREAGIEDAGAIIVGLADDSMSLLTTVLARSMNPDVEILVRVNDTDATRKALSAGADYVLSVPRVSARMVAMELRGEDVLAPASQIRLIRVPATPLAGSTVAGSGIYEATGCRIIAVEDETGLSSTIDPQRTLTGEERLTLAGPDEAVQQFLKQYDVAPVDAAPERR, encoded by the coding sequence ATGAAACTGTTCTCGTGGTCGCTCCCCGAAATCGAGTACTCCAGACGCAATCGGCTGATACTCTACTATCTCACCGGACTCGTGGGGCTCGTGCTCTGCTATACGGTCACCTACAACCTCGCGCTGGCTCACCTGGAGGGAGTCGACCAGTCGCTGTTTGCCTCCTTCGAGTTCGTCGTCCAGACGATGACGACGACGGGGTACGGGCAGGACGCCGGCTACTGGAGCCACCCCGCGATGTTCCTGTTCGTCGCGGCGACCCAGATATCGGGTATCGCGCTCGGGTTTTTCACGCTGCGGCTCATCATCATCCCGCTGTTTACCGGGGCCGAGGTGAACCTCGACGACCGGCTGACGCCGAAATCGGACCACGTCGTCATCTGCGAATACCGGCGTGATTCGGCCGTCCTGCTGGAAGAGCTCCGTGAGCTGGGCATCGAGTACGTCCTCATCGCCTCCGACGAAGCGAACGCCAAGGAGCTCTCCGACGACGGCTACTCGGTTATCCACGGCTCCCCTCAGGACGCGCGGGCCTTCGAGCGGGCCAGCATCGGGACGGCGCGGGCGGTCATCACCGACGCGGGGGACGCGAACGTCAACACGATACTGACTGTGCAGTCGGTCCGCGAGGACGTAGACGTCATCGCGCTCTCCGACGACAGCGACATGCGCGACGTCCTGCTCGACGCCGGCGCGGACAGCGTGCTCTCGCCCCACGGACTGCTCGGGCGCCGCCTCGCCGAGAAGGCGCTCTCGTCGTTCAGTTCGGAGCTCGACACGGTCGCCCTCGGCGGCGACCTAGAGGTGACGGAACTCCCGGTCCGACACGGCAGCCCGCTCGTCGGAACCCGCATCAGGAACTCCCGGATACGGGAGGCGACCGGGGCGAACATCATCGGCGCGTGGATAGACGGGGAGCTCCAGCTCCCGCCGGACCCGGACGCGATAATCCGGGACAACACCGTGTTGCTGGTCTCGGGCGGCCACGAGGCCCTGGAGGCGTTCAGCGACGCGACCCGGCAGGCGCGGGGGCTCGCGGAGCACGACAACATCATCGTCGTCGGACAGGGCGAAGTCGGACAGGCCGCGAGCGAGCTCATCGCCGAGGCGGGCGTCGAGGTGGTGACCGTCGATATGGAGCGCCGCAACGGGGTCGACCTCGTCGGCGACGTGGGGTCGAAGGAGCTGCTCCGCGAGGCCGGTATCGAAGACGCCGGTGCGATTATCGTGGGACTGGCGGACGACTCGATGTCGCTGCTGACGACGGTCCTCGCGCGGTCGATGAACCCCGACGTCGAAATACTGGTCCGCGTCAACGACACCGACGCCACGCGGAAAGCGCTCTCCGCCGGAGCGGACTACGTCCTCTCGGTGCCCCGGGTGAGCGCCCGGATGGTCGCGATGGAGCTGCGCGGCGAGGACGTGCTCGCCCCGGCGAGTCAGATCCGACTCATCCGCGTGCCCGCGACGCCACTCGCCGGGTCGACCGTCGCGGGGTCGGGCATCTACGAGGCGACCGGCTGTCGCATCATCGCCGTCGAGGACGAGACCGGCCTCTCCAGCACCATCGACCCCCAGCGAACGCTGACCGGCGAAGAGCGGCTGACGCTCGCGGGCCCGGACGAAGCGGTTCAGCAGTTCCTCAAGCAGTACGACGTCGCACCGGTGGACGCTGCGCCCGAGCGTCGCTGA
- a CDS encoding ParA family protein: MITAVVYSESGGTYKTTMTANLAVALHRMGLKTLVLDLDPQEGNLTSLFEAGGRRSDPDADNLVKHILDMPDGSFDDLVETTAEGVDIVPSHDMLGDFTSNLEQKISYETGMQNMSREEYPRFELLYDLLWETEGVQEEYDAVLIDPNARAEDLLYNAIFALRTLVAPVKPAGKGNLSLDGLGELVGNMERQLDIEVGLSCVVPSGVGQTNAHQQYREQFENTPEFATPVSIGNRESLMDAMWEARGSAFKVVEERWKTFERDGEMVSEPGQRRVRDREIETLRKLYALAYFIATETFDADVDPLLDVTVDGETRRIDLRETREVTTA; encoded by the coding sequence ATGATAACGGCCGTTGTGTACTCGGAGTCGGGGGGGACGTACAAGACGACGATGACCGCCAACCTCGCGGTCGCGCTCCACCGCATGGGGCTGAAGACGCTCGTGCTGGACCTCGACCCGCAGGAGGGAAATCTCACGAGCCTCTTCGAGGCCGGTGGTCGCCGGAGTGACCCGGACGCGGACAATCTGGTCAAGCACATCCTCGACATGCCCGATGGCTCCTTCGACGACCTCGTCGAGACGACGGCCGAGGGCGTCGATATCGTGCCGAGCCACGACATGCTGGGCGATTTCACGTCGAATCTGGAACAGAAGATATCCTACGAGACGGGCATGCAGAACATGAGCCGCGAGGAGTACCCCCGGTTCGAGCTCCTGTACGACCTGCTGTGGGAGACCGAGGGGGTACAGGAGGAGTACGACGCCGTCCTCATCGACCCCAACGCCCGCGCCGAGGACCTGCTGTACAACGCTATCTTCGCCCTCCGGACGCTCGTCGCCCCGGTCAAACCCGCGGGCAAGGGGAACCTGAGTCTCGACGGGCTGGGCGAGCTCGTGGGGAACATGGAGCGCCAGCTCGACATCGAGGTCGGCCTCTCCTGTGTGGTCCCCTCGGGCGTCGGGCAGACCAACGCTCACCAGCAGTACCGCGAGCAGTTCGAGAACACGCCGGAGTTCGCCACGCCGGTCAGTATCGGGAACCGCGAGAGCCTGATGGACGCGATGTGGGAGGCCCGCGGGTCGGCGTTCAAGGTGGTCGAGGAGCGCTGGAAGACCTTCGAGCGCGACGGGGAGATGGTGAGCGAGCCGGGCCAGCGCCGGGTCCGGGACCGGGAGATCGAGACGCTGCGGAAGCTGTACGCGCTGGCCTACTTCATCGCGACCGAGACGTTCGACGCCGACGTCGACCCGCTGCTAGACGTCACGGTCGACGGCGAGACGCGTCGGATAGACCTCCGCGAGACGCGGGAGGTGACGACGGCATGA
- a CDS encoding acyl-CoA dehydrogenase: MTNFKSGSGNLDFGGDSDEESTGERADTEVAGSSTADPDGSETAGATVDGDATDDRPSTRRSGGETYPYFVRRNNVGDERDTRLEIHVRDKVADQEAGFRHDLAEQLGASDVSKTDAREFALLAAFEHPERVAELMREEGFDSLG, from the coding sequence ATGACCAACTTCAAGTCCGGCTCCGGGAATCTCGATTTCGGCGGTGACAGCGACGAGGAGTCGACTGGCGAGCGGGCCGACACCGAGGTGGCGGGTAGCTCGACGGCCGACCCGGACGGGAGCGAGACCGCCGGAGCGACGGTCGACGGGGACGCGACCGACGACCGGCCATCGACGCGGCGGTCGGGCGGCGAGACCTACCCGTACTTCGTCCGACGGAACAACGTCGGCGACGAGCGGGACACCCGCCTGGAGATTCACGTCCGTGACAAGGTGGCTGACCAAGAAGCGGGGTTCCGCCACGACCTCGCCGAACAGCTCGGCGCGAGCGACGTCTCGAAGACCGACGCCCGGGAGTTCGCCCTGCTTGCGGCCTTCGAACACCCCGAACGGGTCGCCGAGCTCATGCGCGAGGAGGGGTTCGACTCGCTGGGGTGA